In Glycine soja cultivar W05 chromosome 10, ASM419377v2, whole genome shotgun sequence, the genomic stretch tgtatcaagcaaaaatacaaagttctctcctccataaagaattctccttcctatcaagtttctattcaaagtctccaatattcctaaacacttttcctaaacataaaaagcctTATTTCCAACAGAACCAATGCAAAGCAACATGAATACAACAAACATGGAAAGAGTAAGAAAAGGAATAGCAAATAGCAATCTGCACATTCCAGCTAATAGCTATAGAGCTAGCGGTACAGGGTGAAGAAACTAAATTAGCTTAGCACTGACTTTTCTGCAAGCTTGAACTATCTCTGATTCTGCAACTTCAACGTTTCCACGAACTTCCTGTTAAAATTGACCGAGAAAACTCAACATATGAAATAAAGAGAGAATACTGCAGACCTTAGAAACTTTCACAATTGCATCATAATATATACCTTGTTGAAGTATCGCTGAAGCAAACACTCTTTTAGCAAGCCACACATACCGTAGAAATATATCAAATTTGCCATCACCTGAAATTTTCACAAGTGGTTCTAAGTATGTTATCATATCGGAGAATTCATAAAGGAAAATCTGCAAGGAATTGAAATGAACCTTGTTATATCAAAGAGAAATGAATCAATAAAGAACTGACTTCATAAGTTGATCATAAGACTGCAAAGCATTAAATATATTGCACAGTTTTTCCTTTCTAAGTTAATGATGGTGTACATACAGCAAAAAGAGTAAGGATATAAGCACCGACTGTCACTCTCATACACATCACTGCACCAAGCCTAGACAACAAAATAGTTCATGCTGTTAATAAATATAGCAAAAACATTGGATTTCACCCAATAAAAGGACTTTTCTTCAACTTAAATAGGCTTTGTTCATATAAAAGAAAGATTTCTGAGAAATGGAATCTAACCACCCCCGAAATATAAAGTATCAACACTGTAATTATATTCTAATTACCCAAAATACTTTAGGACCTCAATTATTTGATCTGCTAAATCTTCAGGAGAAGGAACAGGATCCTCGGCACAAATTGCATTTGCTCCCAACTTCAAGAACTCTTGTGGAAGTTTCAGAGGGAAAACtatatgaataataatattcagTTCTAAATGCAATAAAAAACACATTCAAATCAACCAACTTACAAACCTCATGTCCAGGAGGACTGATATGATATATGCAAAAGTTGTGAAGCAGTAAAGAAGCTGCTTCTGGACAGAAAAATAGTCCTTGAAAACATGACATATCTGCCCCAATACACAAGTAAAATATTGAATCATATTTCCAGATATACACGAACAATGCAATCATTATGTAACCTAAAAAGGAACTCAGACAAATTCTAGAACAGAaggtaaaatataaatataatcttgaaacaagtgaaagtagataaaagaaaataaattggcTGCACTTACAATTTAGAGCCAAATTTGGATAAGTGATCAAAGCTGGTTTGTCAGGATCGCCATAGACTATGACAGACATAATACCACAGCCAGTTCGAATATGATGCTCTTGAAATGGCAATCCAAAATTAATGTAGCCTACACGCAGGGAGACTGAGAAAATGGTACCAAAATTTGAAGTTGGAACTTTTAGTTTAGGAATGAAAATAACTTCCCCTAAAGCAAAGGATATCCTTTATTTAGTATACACTCCATTTGAGCAATGTTAAAATTCATAAGTGAACCTTTTTCAAGCTATTTGGGGCAGGTTTGGGGATTGAAGGTGTAGCCTTATCCATGATCCATTTTTCAGGAAGAGTTACCTCATCCCATTTTATAGTTCTAGGGAGAGAAACATGAGCCTTTGTCATATCAATGATAAACAAAGTTGTCTCTCTCCTTTTTGTGGTTTGAGAAGGACACATGATGCACAAATGTTCATGACCTTATACTAAATCCTATAAATCAAGGCTACTGGAATTGAGCATTCTTTCATGTCTAAGCCATGAAAGTGGATGTTGAAGAATAGGGAGTCAAGGATATTTCTATCCATCAGACTCATCGTTTTGTTCGGATAACAATTGAAATAGATTGGTCCTtgtcctaggctagtttctactGTCCCTATTAGAGAATCTTCAAATTTGTTGTGCCTAATATCTCTAAGACACATCAAGAATGCAACATCTATGCCCATGTCAATTAATGGTTTGATTGCTACCTGGACACATCCTATGTTTAGGTATTTATATTTCCTACTATGTTCAAAAATTGAGTTTTTGGATAATAAATGGAATTCTTTCCCTATGTCTTGTCCTAGGGGAATGTTATTTTCTACAGTTTTAATAACATAatcaaaattgtgtttttttttaattgtctcATGAACATATAATGTATCCTATGGGGATTTCTGAAATGCTCCAATCATCCATGTTTTGGTTAATCTCCTCGAAGCGAACTTCTTCATCGAAGAGATTATGTTTAGGGATGACCTTGTGGGTCAGGTTGTCTTGCTTAGTGAGCAGGTTTAGGCTTTTTGGATCTGAAGTTgaggatgaagatgaagaacTAGCATggaaagaaatatgagaaaatgaatGTCAAAGACGATACATCCTAAGATACATCTTCCAGTATCTTTGCCTTCATTTGGGTTCACAGAAATATTTCCATAAGGGTTTCTGTTACAAAATTTCTTGGATCTGGAATAATTTTAACTCTTTTTATTGTACGATCTGAACCTTATTCCCATAACCACCAGTATATTatgtcttaatattttatttaaacaatacACCTTAGTGTTACTGCCCTTCCTCATCCACGAAAATTACCGCTATAGTATCATTCAACTAAAATAGTAGATTATTGTACTTCTAGGAATACTATTCAAACACGTACTATTCAGATTAAAGTTACTATACAAAACATTTAttgttcaaattaaaattactatacAAACATCTAGATCCATGAAATCAGCATACAGATTCCCTTACGATAAACATTCCTACTTCCCCATCTGACTCTGATACCAGCAAGGAAACCAATATGCCAAAACCAACTATGAAACCCAGAACCAAAGTAGTATGTTATAATTATGGAAAACAAGGTCACATAAGCAAATATTGTAGGTTGAAAAAGAAACTAAGAAACCTCAACCTAGATCCACCCATAAAAGAGCAGATTAATAATCTACTCATCGAAACCTCAGAAGAAGAAACTGGAGAAGTATCTTCAGAGGAAAATCTCAACCAAATCTAGCAGGATGGTCAAGCATCATCCTCGAAAGAAGAAGATATCCAAGAAGTCAACACTTTGACAAAAGAGCAGGATCTTTTGTTTGAAGCAATAAATTCCATACCAGGCCCTCAGGAAAAGAAGGTCTTCTtgaataaacttaaaaaatcttTGGAAGCCAAACCTAAACCAAAAGAATTCATTACTAACAACAAATTTGATGTTAGTTATATTATCAAAAGATTAGAAAATACTTCTGTCAAACCAACCACTATCCAAGATCTCCAAATAGagattaataacattaaataagaaattagaGAACTCagacaacaacaagaaattcatcaaattatTCTTTCTCATTTTGAAGAACATAGTGATTAGGATAATGAGaacaagaaagaagaaaatgaaggtcAAGATGATGAAATCTTCatgggattaatcaacaagattaaaatccaaaagTTCTATATTAATATTAGAATTATTATCAATGACTTTGTCCTGGATACAATGGCCCTTTTTGATACAAGTGTTGACTCAAACTGCATTCTGGAAGGTTTAATTCCTACgaaattctttgagaaaacctcGAAGAAATTGAGTACAACAAGTgggtcaaaattaaaaatcaattctaAGCTATCCAGAGCAATCATAGAAAACTAGGGTCTTAGGATTAAAACCAACTTTCTTTTGGTAAAAAACCCTACGAACGAAGTTATCCTAGGAACACCATTCATCAAATCTGCGTTCCCTCTCCAGATATCCAAGGGAGGAATAACCACTTGGCACTTGAGAAAGAAAATCACCTTCAATTTCTCTACCAAACCAATAACAAGAAACATAAACTtcatagaaaagaaaattaaccaAATCAACTTTTTGAAGGATGAAGTTTCCTTTAGTAATATTCAAATCCAACTAGAGAAATctcaattcaaagaaaaaatccAATCCCTGCTAAAACACATCCAATCAACAATCTGCTATGATTTTCCACATACGTTTTGGAATTGAAAAAAGCATATAGTTGatctcccttatgagaaagacttCAGGGAAAAACATTCCCATAAAAGCCAGACCAAcccaaatgaatgaagaacttctTCAATATTGCCAAAAACAAATCAAGGATCTCCTTGATAAAGGTTTAATTAGGAAGAGTAAAAGCCCTTGGTCTTGTGCTACTTTCTATGTCAACAAGTAAGTAGAACTTGAACGCGGAACACCTCATttagtcataaattacaaaccTTTGAACCAAGCCTTACAATGGATTAGGTATCCTGTTCTAAACAAGAGGGATCTACTCAATAGGTTGAACTctgcaaaaatattttcaaaatttgacatGAAGTCAAGATATTGGAAAATCCAGATAAAGGAAACTAATAGGTACAAGACTACCTTCCTAGTTCCTTTCGGGCAATATGAATGGAATGTTATGTCATTCGATCTAAAGAATGCCCTTTCAGAATTCCAAAAAATCATGAATGATATCTTCAATCCGTATTCAAAATTTGACATTGTTTACATTGATGATGTGTTAATCTTTTCTCAAACCATTGATCAACATTTTAAACACCTGCATACCTTTATTAATATCAACAAACAAAATGGTCTTGTAGTTTCTCAAACcaaaatcaatcttttccaaacAAGAATTAGATTCCTTGGTCATGATATCCACCAGGGAACAATTATACCAATATATAGGTCAATTGAGTTTGCCAACAAATTCCCAAACCAAATCTTAGACAAAACCCAGTTACAAAGATTTTTAGGGTGTCTAAATTATGTCGGTGAATTTGTTCCATACTTGAACAATATTGTCAAACCACTACATGataggttaagaaaaaaatcCTCCTCCTTGGTCTGATATTCACACCTAGGTTGTCAAGGACATCAAGTTCAAAGTTCAATCCATAAAATGTCTGTATCTCCCAATTCCATAGGCATTCAAAATTGTCGAAACTGATGCATCTGAGTAGTGGAACCAATTTGATGCAACAAAAGTAGAACCAGATAAGGTTAAAATAtggttatgtatatatatatatatatatatatatatatatatatatatatatatatatatatatatatatatatatatatatatatatattgtattataCTCTCAACATGGCCACTCaatcataattttcttaatatcaatcaagaatatttaaatttaaattaaaaaaagcattacatttttgcatttgtattttgttgaaaacattATTATATGGCAAGATTGGTAGCACAACTAGATGGTTACCCACCTATGGGTAAAAAAAAGTCTTCTTTTTCTACTAATTCATGTTTAAGttggttaaataattaaaaagagaaaaacaaaatgtaattttcacattaataaataagtaaaaataagtgtttgcttttgtgtgatttttttttcaagaaaatctACAACAATAAGGATGAGTGTGTCATCTAATACCATAAATTAAGCACATAGGAATAACTGGTCATAGATCGTTAGGTAACCTGAGAAAGtgagaatttaattataattagtttcATTTGACATTGTATGAATTATGTATGTTTGTAGTtgtcaacaaaattttattgactttttttttatcaaattaggtaatgttataaaattatatattaaactagatgattttaaaaaccatttttttaaatatgggtGATTTTTACTTTTGACATCGACTATAATTACAAGaagctaaaaaaatttattggaaGAAGCTATGAAATTAAATCTTTTTCATCAAAGACTATCCAATGTCAACAAAGatagatatttaattaaaactagtcCAATCTTCATCCTATATATATAACTCTatctaaattgaaaattttattcaattttgcaaaatttgctaaattatgacaaaaaaatttatacaatgtTTGTTTCATGTCTAGTAGAGCATTGATcataattttatcaatataGAGACAAAAACATATATCTCATATTTATCTTAAGCCTTCAAAATTAGGTTATTTTCTATTGACAACTTGTTTTAGGTAGGCATGGAATTAAAAATTGACCTATAGGTACCTGTATGCTCTTGCCTTGACTTTGATAGAAAAACTTACTCTCACTGAGGTCAAGTTTGGGTTCAAGTTTTTCCTAACTTCAGAAAGTGGCTTTAGTTTCAAGTTCATGTAACCCACTGCCTCGCCCTCACCCTCATAGCTCAAGCACTATAGTTACCAAAATCAGCACAAGTAAACTCCCAAACAAGTTCATGAGAAGAAGTCATGAGATTCCACTAAGACTAGTTAGCAAAGCATCAATTTGGATTATACAACCTGTCAACAACATATATGAGTAGAAAGGATGTAGCtcaatgaaattttataaaagacttggaagagaagaaaaacaaacttCCAGTAGTGTGATTGGACAACTCACATAGATTTGAGCGCTTAAATTATCCTTTCAACAACCATAAATTGCTAGCTTCATCATCTATTAAAGGAGATCGACTTGAAGGAGCTCGTTGTAAGGAAGGAATGTCACAAACAAATTGTAAGGTGAAAaagatttgaattgctcaagagaaTATCTCATACAAAAAATCCTCCTTTATTAGCTAAAGCATTTTAGGTTAGAGCCAAGCCtctcaaattcaaaatagtttCTATAAACAACTTCATCGATGGAGACATAATTTATAGGACACCACAAAAGGTGTAGTCCAACCACTTAGGATTTTTTAGAGGTCTTTGTACTAGTAGCAAGGCTTAAAATAGTGAAGTTAGTGGTTGTATTGACCCATTTCAAGGAGTGGAGATTGTTCAAACTTGATGTGAAGTTAGTTTTCCTCAATGAATCTCCTAAAAAGGAAGCCTATGTGTCAAAACCTCCCTAATTCGAGGTaaagggaaaacaaaacaattaaggAAATCCttttatggcttgaaacaagcccctcaAGCAAGGAACAAAAGAATTGATTTATTTCTAGTATAGTTTGGGTTTCTTTCTAAATGTATTGTTGAGAGTGAAGGCCAAAACATATGTTGATTTGATCTTgatatttgttttgaaatatataaacatCATTTTCGTATGGGTTATATAATCACTTATTTTGAAATGGAAGAATTATATCTTTTATAGAGTTCACAAAGAAAATGTTAAGGCCAACAAAGCCATGGGTTGTTGAATTTTGCACTCTTTTTtggtataataatttttttttctatcagccaaaaaaaaaaagatgatataTTCAATATAGATAACAGGGTATCTAATCCCTTTTACCTAAAAATCAAACAGTTGCATATATATCTATCTCCCTACTGTTGTGCaaccactactaaaaaaatagttttttacgATGCACCTTCTATGACGGTTCTcgaaaaccgtcttagtatgtaaGGCGgtgataattttgtaaatatgagGTTTTTCAACGAAGACTATTTtacaaaaaccatcttagaaactACTATTTGATGAAGGTTTCGAGAAAACCATCTTAGAGGATTTTTATTGTAAGACGGTTTTTCCATCTTCTTCCTTCTAGGTCTCTGACGGCAAAGAGAGATGCAAAATAAAGGCCATGGCAACACTTACACAGTGAATAGTGACATCTTCCATTCTCCATTCCCATACACTCCCATGCACACCATGCTTCTTCCTCCGTTTTCGCTTTCCCTCCACTTTCTACAACTTCACATTTTCCCCTTCCAATTTCACCATGAAATCTTCTTCACACCTCGCTGTCATCTTTGCTTCATCATCCACCGACCACCACCACAACTCCTCTGGGTTTGTTTGCAGAAGAAGAGGTAAAGAGAAGGAGTGACCGAAGTTAAGATGTTACCCACAACTTCCAAAGGATGAACACTAACTTGGAAGATGTTCCCTCTGTGGATCTCATGACTAAGCTAttagttttgattttgaaatcaaattaaagTGATCCTAATTTTTCTAACccactttttctgttttctcAACCACTTGACTTAGTCAAATTTGGTAAGAAAATGTCAGTTTTAATTATAAAGTTGTTGAGAGTATATTTGCATCCTCATATTAtagaatcatttttttatgatggaTAAAATTTGATCTATATAAATAGGCATATAGTCCCTAGTCTAAAAACACCAGAAAACAATACCCATTCCATCTAAAGTGATTATGTTAAAGGCTAGAAGTATTCTTTGCAATTGAAACTACGAGTGCTATCAAATTCATTTGTTGAATTATGGAAAGAGCTATGGATGAAGGTTAGTaacctaattaaattaaacatattgTTATACTACTTTTGGTGTACAAAATTCATTATTCGGTATCAGAGCCAGGTTTTCCTCTGTCTAGCTATTTGTTATGGTTTTCAGTTAAGCCTTTAAATATTAAACCTTGTTCTAGTAATAGGCATGTTCTGTGCGATGGTAGTTTTTAAATTACGATTGcaatgtttcttaaaaaaaataaaaaatcaaattgtttgttttctattttgtgagtatatttttaattttattaattgattgtacatttttcctttaaaacaTACAAGCATGATTAATtccattaaaaacatttattgcaTTTTCAAACCGTAAAAGGATTTTCCTTTTGGCATTATATTATGTACATGTGTTTCCATTGTTGCATATCA encodes the following:
- the LOC114371636 gene encoding protein NDL1-like → MTKESNSCLEKIDFGLRNYKTILFVDINKEKLKVIFFLKCQVVIPPLDIWRGNADLMNGVPRITSWFWHIGFLAGIRVRWGSRNVYRKGICYINFGLPFQEHHIRTGCGIMSVIVYGDPDKPALITYPNLALNYMSCFQGLFFCPEAASLLLHNFCIYHISPPGHELGANAICAEDPVPSPEDLADQIIEVLKYFGLGAVMCMRVTVGAYILTLFAVMANLIYFYGMCGLLKECLLQRYFNKEVRGNVEVAESEIVQACRKWLDKRKRTNALRFLEAINQRPDISDGLIGAIRLL